The Halosimplex litoreum genome has a window encoding:
- a CDS encoding DUF4129 domain-containing protein → MADRAAAAVVVVLCVVALALTASTLSATSSNQRGSGEGESVGVDDEPLGQSTPTNQSAPDAPGLPGDWVALLVAAAVALAIPSALLMGYDRALGIAVALVVFVGLFGLLLLLSGTLDGTAVDQALPNATGDPLGGGGDRGSVDESAADNERDLPSLVTFGVVGFALVAALGLIYYASASVDASVDPSPPPEPDAPDREAVGAAAARAAERIDDHEGDAENAVYEAWVEMTTALDVPDPATSTPGEFADAATAAGMDEARVAELTDLFERARYGSEPVTADHERHAVETLRAIQAAHEGVDADSVAAAAAESDGGSPVADGTGSEVDAPAESGDRT, encoded by the coding sequence ATGGCAGACCGAGCGGCCGCCGCCGTGGTGGTGGTGTTGTGTGTCGTCGCACTGGCGCTGACGGCGTCGACGCTCTCGGCCACGTCGAGCAACCAGCGGGGCTCGGGCGAGGGCGAATCGGTCGGGGTCGACGACGAACCGCTGGGTCAGTCGACGCCGACCAACCAGAGCGCGCCCGACGCGCCGGGACTCCCCGGCGACTGGGTGGCGCTCCTCGTCGCGGCGGCGGTCGCGCTGGCGATCCCGTCGGCGCTGTTGATGGGCTACGACCGGGCGCTGGGCATCGCCGTCGCTCTCGTAGTGTTCGTCGGGTTGTTCGGACTGCTGTTGCTGCTTTCCGGCACGCTCGACGGGACCGCGGTCGACCAGGCGCTGCCGAACGCGACCGGGGACCCGCTCGGCGGTGGCGGTGACAGGGGAAGCGTCGACGAGAGCGCGGCGGACAACGAGCGCGACCTGCCCTCGCTGGTGACGTTCGGTGTCGTCGGGTTCGCGCTGGTCGCCGCGCTGGGGCTGATCTACTACGCCAGCGCCAGCGTCGACGCGTCGGTCGACCCGTCGCCGCCGCCCGAGCCCGACGCGCCCGACCGCGAGGCGGTGGGTGCCGCGGCGGCCCGCGCGGCCGAGCGCATCGACGACCACGAGGGCGACGCCGAGAACGCCGTCTACGAGGCCTGGGTCGAGATGACGACGGCGCTGGACGTGCCCGACCCCGCGACGAGCACGCCCGGCGAGTTCGCCGACGCCGCGACCGCCGCCGGGATGGACGAGGCCCGCGTCGCCGAGCTGACCGACCTCTTCGAGCGGGCCCGCTACGGCTCGGAGCCGGTCACCGCCGACCACGAACGGCACGCGGTCGAGACGCTGCGGGCGATCCAGGCGGCGCACGAGGGCGTCGACGCCGATTCGGTCGCGGCGGCGGCCGCCGAGTCCGACGGCGGGTCACCGGTGGCCGACGGCACGGGCAGCGAGGTCGACGCGCCCGCCGAGTCGGGTGATCGGACGTGA
- a CDS encoding hydantoinase B/oxoprolinase family protein: protein MVALDPVELEILRNQLESVAEEMGQVLIRGAYSPNITERRDCSTAIFDAEGRLVAQAEHIPVHLGAMPEAVDAVLDCDPEPGDVFALNDPFEGGTHLPDVTLVSPIAPETDALVDERDDDILGYAVSRAHHADVGGMAPGSMPAGARDIHQEGLRIPPVRLVADGEVDDEIESLVLANVRDPAERRADLRAQIAANDRADERIGDLLAAHGDRLLAAFDAVIDYSRERVEAELRELPDGTYRATDALEGDGVTDEDVPIEVAVTLDGATVDVDFAGTADQADGNVNAPLTVAKSAVYFVIRCITDPEIPPNQGCYDPVTVGAPMGSLLNPEPPAAVVGGNVETSQRVTDVVFAALAEAAPGRVPAGGQGTMNNLVVGDAEFAYYETVGGGAGANPDSDGLSGVQVGMTNTLNTPVEALEAAYPLRVERYALREGSGGDGRYRGGDGLVREVRVETDATVSLLTERRRRAPRGTAGGADGRPGINRIDGERVPAKVTREVAAGTTVTVETPGGGGHGEPAIPADDDSADTDSTDDSSADDGSADRA from the coding sequence ATGGTAGCCCTCGACCCGGTCGAACTCGAAATACTCAGAAATCAACTCGAAAGCGTCGCCGAGGAGATGGGCCAGGTGCTGATCCGCGGCGCCTACTCGCCGAACATCACCGAGCGGCGGGACTGCTCGACGGCGATCTTCGACGCCGAGGGGCGGCTGGTCGCCCAGGCCGAACACATACCGGTCCACCTGGGTGCGATGCCAGAAGCGGTCGACGCGGTGCTCGACTGCGACCCCGAACCGGGCGACGTGTTCGCGCTGAACGACCCCTTCGAAGGCGGGACCCACCTCCCGGACGTGACGCTGGTCTCGCCGATCGCGCCCGAGACGGACGCGCTCGTCGACGAACGAGACGACGATATCCTCGGCTACGCGGTCTCGCGGGCGCACCACGCCGACGTGGGCGGGATGGCGCCGGGGAGCATGCCAGCCGGCGCTCGGGACATCCACCAGGAGGGGCTGCGAATCCCGCCGGTCCGGCTGGTCGCGGACGGGGAGGTCGACGACGAGATCGAGTCGCTCGTCCTCGCGAACGTCCGCGACCCCGCCGAACGCCGGGCGGACCTGCGGGCGCAGATCGCCGCCAACGACCGCGCCGACGAGCGGATCGGCGACCTGCTCGCCGCCCACGGCGACCGCCTGCTCGCGGCGTTCGACGCCGTGATCGACTACTCCCGCGAACGCGTCGAAGCCGAACTCCGCGAGCTACCCGACGGGACCTACCGCGCGACGGACGCCCTCGAGGGAGACGGCGTCACCGACGAAGACGTTCCGATCGAGGTCGCGGTCACCCTCGACGGCGCGACCGTCGACGTGGACTTCGCCGGCACCGCGGACCAGGCCGACGGCAACGTCAACGCCCCGCTGACCGTCGCCAAGAGTGCTGTATACTTCGTGATCAGGTGTATTACTGACCCCGAGATACCGCCGAACCAGGGGTGTTACGACCCGGTCACGGTCGGCGCGCCGATGGGATCGCTGTTGAACCCCGAGCCGCCGGCGGCGGTCGTCGGCGGGAACGTGGAGACGAGCCAGCGGGTGACCGACGTCGTCTTCGCGGCGCTGGCCGAGGCGGCGCCCGGTCGAGTCCCTGCGGGGGGACAGGGGACGATGAACAACCTCGTCGTCGGCGACGCCGAGTTCGCCTACTACGAGACCGTCGGCGGCGGCGCCGGTGCGAATCCGGACAGCGACGGGCTCTCGGGGGTGCAGGTCGGGATGACGAACACGCTGAACACGCCGGTCGAGGCGCTCGAAGCGGCGTATCCGCTGCGGGTCGAGCGCTACGCGCTCCGCGAGGGCAGCGGCGGTGACGGTCGATACCGCGGCGGCGACGGTCTCGTCCGAGAGGTGCGGGTCGAGACCGACGCGACCGTCTCGCTGTTGACCGAACGGCGTCGACGCGCCCCGCGGGGGACCGCTGGTGGCGCGGACGGTCGGCCGGGAATCAACCGGATCGACGGCGAGCGCGTCCCGGCGAAGGTCACCCGGGAGGTGGCGGCCGGGACGACCGTCACGGTCGAGACGCCCGGCGGCGGCGGTCACGGGGAGCCGGCGATCCCGGCGGACGACGACTCGGCGGATACCGACTCGACGGACGACAGCTCCGCGGACGACGGCTCCGCAGACCGGGCGTGA